Proteins from one Falco naumanni isolate bFalNau1 chromosome 10, bFalNau1.pat, whole genome shotgun sequence genomic window:
- the EIF4G2 gene encoding eukaryotic translation initiation factor 4 gamma 2 isoform X1, giving the protein MQVLLGRGRFCFSPPRQFNFILLKILRCQAAKVESAIAEGGASRFSASSGGGGGRGAPQHYPKTASNSEFLGKTPGQNAQKWIPSRSTRRDDDSANDKERHDAIFRKVRGILNKLTPEKFDKLCLELLNVGVESKLILKGVILLIVDKALEEPKYSSLYAQLCLRLAEDAPNFDGPSAESHPGQKQSTTFRRLLISKLQDEFENRTRNVDIYDKHDGPLLPEEEEQRAIAKIKMLGNIKFIGELGKLDLIHESILHKCIKTLLEKKKRVQLKDMGEDLECLCQIMRTVGPRLDHAKAKSLMDQYFARMRSLMSSKELPARIRFLLQDTVELREHNWVPRKAFLDNGPKTINQIRQDAVKDLGVFIPAPMSQGMRSDFFLEGPFMPPRMKLDRDPLGGLADMFGQMPGSGIGTGPGVIQDRFSPTMGRHRSNQLFNGHGGHLMPSAQSQFGELGKSFLKSQGQSQLYHNQNQGLLSQQQGQSKDMPPRFSKKGQLNADEISLRPAQSFLMNKNQVPKLQPQITMIPPSAQPPRTQTPPLGQPPQLGLKTNPPLIQEKPAKTTKKPPPSKEELLKQTEAVVTEYLNNGNANDAVNTVREMRAPKHFIPEMLSKVIIQSLDRSDEDKEKASTLISLLKQEGIATSDNFMQAFLNVLDQCPKLEVDIPLVKSYLAQFAARAIISELVSISELAQPLESGTHFPLFLLCLQQLAKLQDREWLTELFQQSKVNMQKMLPEIDQNKDRMLEILEGKGLSFLFPLLKLEKELLKQIKSDPSPQAIYKWIKDNISPKLHVDKGFVNILMTSFLQYISSEVNPPSDESDSSSAPSKEQLEQEKQLLLSFKPVMQKFLHDHVDLQVSALYALQVHCYNNNFPKGMLLRFFVHFYDMEIIEEEAFLAWKEDITQEFPGKGKALFQVNQWLTWLETAEEEESEEEAD; this is encoded by the exons ATGCAAGTGCTTCTGGGGCGTGGACG gttttgtttttccccaccccgtcaatttaattttattcttttgaagaTTCTTCGTTGTCAAGCCGCCAAAGTGGAGAGTGCGATTGCAGAAGGGGGTGCTTCTCGTTTCAG TGCTTCTTCAGGCGGAGGAGGTGGTAGGGGTGCACCTCAGCACTATCCCAAGACTGCCAGCAACAG CGAGTTCCTGGGGAAAACCCCAGGGCAAAACGCTCAGAAATGGATTCCTTCACGAAGCACTAGACGAGATGACGACTCCGCAAATGACAAAGAACGACATGATGCAATCTTCAGGAAAGTAAGAGG CATACTAAATAAGCTTACTCCTGAAAAGTTTGACAAGCTATGCCTTGAGCTCCTCAATGTGGGTGTAGAATCTAAGCTCATCCTAAAAGGGGTCATACTGCTG ATCGTAGACAAAGCCCTTGAAGAGCCCAAGTATAGCTCACTGTATGCTCAACTATGTCTGCGACTGGCAGAAGATGCACCCAACTTTGATGGCCCATCAGCAGAGAGTCATCCAGGACAGAAGCAAAGCACA ACATTCAGACGCCTCCTAATATCTAAACTTCAAGATGAATTTGAAAACCGAACCAGAAATGTTGATA tctATGATAAGCACGATGGTCCCCTCCTccctgaggaggaggaacagagaGCCATTGCCAAGATCAAGATGCTGGGGAACATCAAATTCATTGGAGAACTTGGCAAGCTTGATCTTATTCATGAATCTATCCTTCATAAGTGCATCAAAACA CTTttggaaaagaagaagagagTCCAACTCAAAGATATGGGGGAGGATTTGGAGTGCCTCTGTCAGATAATGAGGACAGTGGGACCTAGATTAGACCATGCAAAAGCCAAG TCCTTAATGGATCAGTACTTTGCCCGTATGCGCTCCTTGATGTCAAGTAAGGAATTGCCAGCAAGGATTCGTTTCCTGCTGCAG GATACTGTGGAGTTGAGAGAACACAACTGGGTTCCTCGCAAAGCTTTTCTTGACAATGGACCAAAGACTATCAATCAAATCCGTCAAGATGCAGTAAAA GATCTGGGAGTTTTTATTCCTGCTCCTATGTCTCAAGGGATGAGAAGTGACTTCTTTCTGGAGGGACCCTTTATGCCACCCAGGATGAAACTTGACAGGGACCCACTCGGAGGGCTTGCTGATATGTTTGGACAAATGCCAG GTAGTGGAATTGGTACTGGTCCAGGGGTTATTCAGGACAGATTTTCACCCACCATGGGACGCCATCGTTCAAACCAACTTTTTAATGGCCATGGGGGTCACCTCATGCCTTCTGCTCAATCCCAGTTTGGAGAACTAGGcaaatcttttctgaaaagtcaG GGGCAAAGCCAGCTCTACCATAACCAGAATCAGGGACTCTTATCCCAGCAACAAGGACAGTCGAAGGATATGCCACCTCGGTTTTCTAAGAAAGGACAGCTTAATGCAGATGAG ATTAGCCTGAGACCTGCTCAGTCTTTTCTAATGAATAAAAACCAAGTGCCAAAGCTTCAGCCCCAGATAACTATGATTCCTCCCAGTGCTCAACCACCACGCACTCAGACACCACCTTTGGGACAG CCTCCTCAACTTGGTCTTAAAACAAATCCACCACTTATACAAGAAAAGCCTGCAAAGACCACCAAGAAACCACCTCCTTCTAAAGAAGAGCTACTTAAACAAACT gaagcTGTTGTGACTGAGTATCTGAACAATGGAAATGCTAATGATGCTGTCAATACTGTGAGAGAGATGAGAGCTCCAAAACACTTCATTCCTGAGATGTTGAGCAAAGTAATCATTCAATCCCTAGATAGATCAGACGaagacaaagagaaagcaagtaCTTTGATCAGCTTGCTCAAGCAGGAGGGAATAGCCACAAGTGACAACTTCATGCAG GCATTCCTGAATGTATTGGACCAGTGCCCCAAACTGGAGGTGGACATCCCGTTGGTGAAATCCTACTTAGCACAGTTTGCAGCTCGTGCCATTATTTCAGAACTGGTGAGCATTTCCGAACTGGCTCAACCACTGGAAAGTGGCACCcatttccctctcttcctgctctgccttcagcagTTAGCTAAGTTACAAGATCGTGAATGGCTAACAGAATTATTCCAACAAAGCAAAGTGAATATGCAGAAAATGTTACCAG AAATTGACCAGAACAAGGACCGCATGCTGGAGATCTTAGAAGGGAAGGGGCTTAGTTTCTTGTTCCCACTTCTGAAACTGGAGAAGGAACTgctaaagcaaataaaatcGGATCCATCCCCTCAAGCCATCTACAAGTGGATTAAAGATAACATTTCACCCAAACTTCATGTAGATAAAGGATTTGTGAATATATTGATGACCAG tTTCTTGCAGTATATTTCTAGTGAAGTAAACCCACCTAGTGACGAATCGGATTCTTCATCTGCTCCATCTAAAGAGCAGCTAGAGCAGGAAAAACAACTGCTTCTTTCCTTCAAACCAGTAATGCAGAAGTTTCTCCATGACCATGTTGATCTGCAAGTGAGTGCTTTATATGCACTCCAGGTGCACTGCTACAACAATAACTTTCCAAAAG GCATGTTACTGCGCTTCTTTGTTCATTTCTATGACATGGAGATCATTGAAGAAGAAGCTTTCTTGGCATGGAAGGAAGATATTACTCAAGAGTTTCCAGGGAAAGGCAAAGCTTTATTCCAG GTAAACCAGTGGCTAACCTGGCTGGAAACTGCTGAAGAAGAAGAATCTGAAGAAGAAGCTGACTAA
- the EIF4G2 gene encoding eukaryotic translation initiation factor 4 gamma 2 isoform X2 codes for MQVLLGRGRFCFSPPRQFNFILLKILRCQAAKVESAIAEGGASRFSASSGGGGGRGAPQHYPKTASNSEFLGKTPGQNAQKWIPSRSTRRDDDSANDKERHDAIFRKVRGILNKLTPEKFDKLCLELLNVGVESKLILKGVILLIVDKALEEPKYSSLYAQLCLRLAEDAPNFDGPSAESHPGQKQSTTFRRLLISKLQDEFENRTRNVDIYDKHDGPLLPEEEEQRAIAKIKMLGNIKFIGELGKLDLIHESILHKCIKTLLEKKKRVQLKDMGEDLECLCQIMRTVGPRLDHAKAKSLMDQYFARMRSLMSSKELPARIRFLLQDTVELREHNWVPRKAFLDNGPKTINQIRQDAVKDLGVFIPAPMSQGMRSDFFLEGPFMPPRMKLDRDPLGGLADMFGQMPGSGIGTGPGVIQDRFSPTMGRHRSNQLFNGHGGHLMPSAQSQFGELGKSFLKSQISLRPAQSFLMNKNQVPKLQPQITMIPPSAQPPRTQTPPLGQPPQLGLKTNPPLIQEKPAKTTKKPPPSKEELLKQTEAVVTEYLNNGNANDAVNTVREMRAPKHFIPEMLSKVIIQSLDRSDEDKEKASTLISLLKQEGIATSDNFMQAFLNVLDQCPKLEVDIPLVKSYLAQFAARAIISELVSISELAQPLESGTHFPLFLLCLQQLAKLQDREWLTELFQQSKVNMQKMLPEIDQNKDRMLEILEGKGLSFLFPLLKLEKELLKQIKSDPSPQAIYKWIKDNISPKLHVDKGFVNILMTSFLQYISSEVNPPSDESDSSSAPSKEQLEQEKQLLLSFKPVMQKFLHDHVDLQVSALYALQVHCYNNNFPKGMLLRFFVHFYDMEIIEEEAFLAWKEDITQEFPGKGKALFQVNQWLTWLETAEEEESEEEAD; via the exons ATGCAAGTGCTTCTGGGGCGTGGACG gttttgtttttccccaccccgtcaatttaattttattcttttgaagaTTCTTCGTTGTCAAGCCGCCAAAGTGGAGAGTGCGATTGCAGAAGGGGGTGCTTCTCGTTTCAG TGCTTCTTCAGGCGGAGGAGGTGGTAGGGGTGCACCTCAGCACTATCCCAAGACTGCCAGCAACAG CGAGTTCCTGGGGAAAACCCCAGGGCAAAACGCTCAGAAATGGATTCCTTCACGAAGCACTAGACGAGATGACGACTCCGCAAATGACAAAGAACGACATGATGCAATCTTCAGGAAAGTAAGAGG CATACTAAATAAGCTTACTCCTGAAAAGTTTGACAAGCTATGCCTTGAGCTCCTCAATGTGGGTGTAGAATCTAAGCTCATCCTAAAAGGGGTCATACTGCTG ATCGTAGACAAAGCCCTTGAAGAGCCCAAGTATAGCTCACTGTATGCTCAACTATGTCTGCGACTGGCAGAAGATGCACCCAACTTTGATGGCCCATCAGCAGAGAGTCATCCAGGACAGAAGCAAAGCACA ACATTCAGACGCCTCCTAATATCTAAACTTCAAGATGAATTTGAAAACCGAACCAGAAATGTTGATA tctATGATAAGCACGATGGTCCCCTCCTccctgaggaggaggaacagagaGCCATTGCCAAGATCAAGATGCTGGGGAACATCAAATTCATTGGAGAACTTGGCAAGCTTGATCTTATTCATGAATCTATCCTTCATAAGTGCATCAAAACA CTTttggaaaagaagaagagagTCCAACTCAAAGATATGGGGGAGGATTTGGAGTGCCTCTGTCAGATAATGAGGACAGTGGGACCTAGATTAGACCATGCAAAAGCCAAG TCCTTAATGGATCAGTACTTTGCCCGTATGCGCTCCTTGATGTCAAGTAAGGAATTGCCAGCAAGGATTCGTTTCCTGCTGCAG GATACTGTGGAGTTGAGAGAACACAACTGGGTTCCTCGCAAAGCTTTTCTTGACAATGGACCAAAGACTATCAATCAAATCCGTCAAGATGCAGTAAAA GATCTGGGAGTTTTTATTCCTGCTCCTATGTCTCAAGGGATGAGAAGTGACTTCTTTCTGGAGGGACCCTTTATGCCACCCAGGATGAAACTTGACAGGGACCCACTCGGAGGGCTTGCTGATATGTTTGGACAAATGCCAG GTAGTGGAATTGGTACTGGTCCAGGGGTTATTCAGGACAGATTTTCACCCACCATGGGACGCCATCGTTCAAACCAACTTTTTAATGGCCATGGGGGTCACCTCATGCCTTCTGCTCAATCCCAGTTTGGAGAACTAGGcaaatcttttctgaaaagtcaG ATTAGCCTGAGACCTGCTCAGTCTTTTCTAATGAATAAAAACCAAGTGCCAAAGCTTCAGCCCCAGATAACTATGATTCCTCCCAGTGCTCAACCACCACGCACTCAGACACCACCTTTGGGACAG CCTCCTCAACTTGGTCTTAAAACAAATCCACCACTTATACAAGAAAAGCCTGCAAAGACCACCAAGAAACCACCTCCTTCTAAAGAAGAGCTACTTAAACAAACT gaagcTGTTGTGACTGAGTATCTGAACAATGGAAATGCTAATGATGCTGTCAATACTGTGAGAGAGATGAGAGCTCCAAAACACTTCATTCCTGAGATGTTGAGCAAAGTAATCATTCAATCCCTAGATAGATCAGACGaagacaaagagaaagcaagtaCTTTGATCAGCTTGCTCAAGCAGGAGGGAATAGCCACAAGTGACAACTTCATGCAG GCATTCCTGAATGTATTGGACCAGTGCCCCAAACTGGAGGTGGACATCCCGTTGGTGAAATCCTACTTAGCACAGTTTGCAGCTCGTGCCATTATTTCAGAACTGGTGAGCATTTCCGAACTGGCTCAACCACTGGAAAGTGGCACCcatttccctctcttcctgctctgccttcagcagTTAGCTAAGTTACAAGATCGTGAATGGCTAACAGAATTATTCCAACAAAGCAAAGTGAATATGCAGAAAATGTTACCAG AAATTGACCAGAACAAGGACCGCATGCTGGAGATCTTAGAAGGGAAGGGGCTTAGTTTCTTGTTCCCACTTCTGAAACTGGAGAAGGAACTgctaaagcaaataaaatcGGATCCATCCCCTCAAGCCATCTACAAGTGGATTAAAGATAACATTTCACCCAAACTTCATGTAGATAAAGGATTTGTGAATATATTGATGACCAG tTTCTTGCAGTATATTTCTAGTGAAGTAAACCCACCTAGTGACGAATCGGATTCTTCATCTGCTCCATCTAAAGAGCAGCTAGAGCAGGAAAAACAACTGCTTCTTTCCTTCAAACCAGTAATGCAGAAGTTTCTCCATGACCATGTTGATCTGCAAGTGAGTGCTTTATATGCACTCCAGGTGCACTGCTACAACAATAACTTTCCAAAAG GCATGTTACTGCGCTTCTTTGTTCATTTCTATGACATGGAGATCATTGAAGAAGAAGCTTTCTTGGCATGGAAGGAAGATATTACTCAAGAGTTTCCAGGGAAAGGCAAAGCTTTATTCCAG GTAAACCAGTGGCTAACCTGGCTGGAAACTGCTGAAGAAGAAGAATCTGAAGAAGAAGCTGACTAA